The nucleotide sequence AATAGAAAAAGCACGAAGATCTAGAGGACCTAGTTCGTACTTTTTCTGTCTGTTGTTGAAATATTTTACTCTTCTGAGCGTTTTTTCTTTTTTTGATAATAGACTGGGATACCTATCAAGGTAACACCTATACCGATCAATGCTAATTTCGTTTGCGTCATCATCGTCATACCTAAAATGAAAATAGCACCGAGAATCGCAATAATCGGAACGATTGGATAAAGTGGTACTTTATATGGACGTGGCAATTCCGGCGCTTTTTTTCTTAAAATAAAGACACCGATAAAAATCAGTAAACTGAATAGCCACATCACAAAAATCAACATGTCTGTTAAAAAGTCGAAAGAACCAAGGCTCATCATAATACAAGCTACTGCTAACTGGAAAACCGCAGGAACATAAGGAACCGTAAACTTCTTTGAAAGCTTTGTCAGCTGTTTACTGAAAGGTAGCTCGTCTTCTAAAGCCATCGCATAAGGCACGCGGATCCCAGTTAGTGTATAACCGTTCAATGCACCGTATACCGAGATCAAGATCCCAATAGTGACCAGCTTTCCACCGATTCCTCCAAAAATGACGTCTGATGCTTCAGAAGCTGCATTCAAATTACCGGCAAGATGATCAATCGGCAAAGTTTTCAAAAAAACAAAATTGATCAATAGATAAACGACTGTTACAAAACTCAAACCAAGAATAATTGCTTTAGGCAAATCTTTTTCCGGCCGTTTCATTTCCCCTGCCATTGCACCGACACCTAACCAGCCGTCATAAGCAAACAACGTTGCTAACAACGCACTGCTCAATCCTTCGACAAAAGTAACATCTTTTCCAGCTTCGATTGGAAATAACTGGACAGTTCCTTGTCCTGGGGTCAATAATCCCCATATGACAATCACAGCAATTGGTATTAATTTAACAATCAACGTCACTGATTGTACAGAAGCACCGACTTTTGTCCCTAACAAATTCAACCCTGTCACAGAAACAGCGGTGATCACTGCAATCAACAAAAGATAATCGGTAGATAATTGTAATAAGTTCGTCAATTGTGTCGCAAAGATAATCGATAATGCAGCAATATTAGCAGGAAAGTAAATCAAGCTTTGCGCCCATCCTAATAAAAAGCTGGGCAATTTTCCATACGCAGCTTCAATATATTTTACAGCTCCACCAGTTTCCGGGATTGCTGTAGCTAATTCAGCCACTGTCAATCCAGCACAGATCGTTAAGAAACCACCCAAAAGCCAAGCTAGCAATGTCAAACTTGTAGACTGAGTACTAGCAGTAACAGCAGCAGTTTTGAAGAAGACGCCTGCACCGATCACGGTTCCCATAACGGTAGCTAATGCGCCAAACAGATTGATTTCTCGTTTTAGTTTGCCTTTCATTCCCATCCTCTTTCTTCTTTGAAATTTGGTATAATTTTCAGTATAACTGAGAATATTTTAATTTACCATTCTTTTTTCTCCACTTTCAGTGAAAAACTCCCTCTTAAGACGGATGTATTTCTTTTTTATTTTTCGTATACTAAACCTACCTTTTCCACGAAGGAGGAACAGTTTATGGATTTTAAGCGTTCTTATCCGAAATTAGCAGATTATTTATCCAACCGGGTCGATTTTTCCCGTAAAGAACAACAGCAGTCCCATTGGCATTGGTTCACATTAATTTTATTTGGATTAATGACTGTTGCAACGTTATCACAAAAACTAATATTGCTGACTTTGTTCATCGCAATCGTTGCATTGATCAAAGGTCCTGTGATGATCTTGTGGGGGATGTTGTATTCCTTTTTGGTTGGGCTTTTTCCGCCTATCGGTATTTTGCTTTCAGCGATTTTCTTTTTATTGAATATCGGAACATTTACAAAGAACTGGCGGATGACCTTAGTCGGGATCTATTTTTATTTCTATCCTTTTGGAGTGATGGCACTTAGTGAAGTCATGCATTGGGATAATCATTGGTTTATAGCTGGCTCCTTGCTTTTAGGGTTGATCTTGTTACACGTGATGTTGACAAAGCTCTATCAACATTATGGTATCGGACGTACGATTTTCTGGTATGTCTTTTCGATCCCATTTGCACTGCTTACTGCTCTCTTACCAAGCCGTTTGAAGACAAAAATAAAAGGTTACCATAAAATCAAGTGATAGGATTTTTACAAAATAAAGAAAACAATCATCGAAGTCAAAGCCGATGATTGTTTTTTTATCTATATTTTCAATCACACATATAAGAGCACAAACTAATTGAACATAAAGTGATAGAACTTATAATTAACACATCAACGCTACTGTTAGATATAAATATAGATGTAATAAAGTCATTGCATTCAAACTTTATGAATGTAAGGACAATAAAAAAGAGTACCAGATGAATCAATTAAAATCTGCCCGACCCTTTATCATTATGCTTTTTTTCTGTTTTTACGATTCCTATTAGTATTATTCTAAATTAACAAAAATCAGCGAAGCTCGTACTTCTTTTTCTAGGATTTATTTTGGATAGTTCTCTGTTTCTGTATTATATGATTGGCTTCAAGTAATAAGAAGGAATTTACGAAAATTGCTTCTCAAATTTCGGAAAAAGGGGGTATGACACAACTAGTGTCATACCCCCTTTGAATTTCTATGCGATTTCTGAGCCATTTGGCATGGATTTTGGTGCTTCGATTACTTGTAAAGAGCCATCTGGTGCTTCTGCAGAAAGGATCATTCCTTGACTGATTTGTCCACGCATCTTTCGTGGTTTCAGATTTGCTACAATGACGACTTTTTTCCCGATCAATTCGCTTGGATCAGGATAAAATTCAGCGATTCCTGACAAGATTTGACGGTCTTGGCTGTCTCCAGCATCTAGTCGGAATTGCAGCAACTTATCTGCCCCTTCTACTTTTTGACAGTTGATGACTTCTGCTACTTTTAGTTCTACTTTTTCAAATACATCAAATTTGATTTGTTTTTCTTTCGTTGAAACAAGTTCTGTTTCTTCTGGATCCCATTTGACTGTATCTTCGTTTGTTTGAGTACCTTCAGACATTTTTTCTTGAATAAAAGCAACTTCTTCTTCCATATCTAAACGTGGGAAGATTGGTGTACCTTTTGCAACTACTTTTGTTCCTGAAGGAAATTCGCCAAAGTGTAATCC is from Enterococcus faecium and encodes:
- a CDS encoding APC family permease, translated to MKGKLKREINLFGALATVMGTVIGAGVFFKTAAVTASTQSTSLTLLAWLLGGFLTICAGLTVAELATAIPETGGAVKYIEAAYGKLPSFLLGWAQSLIYFPANIAALSIIFATQLTNLLQLSTDYLLLIAVITAVSVTGLNLLGTKVGASVQSVTLIVKLIPIAVIVIWGLLTPGQGTVQLFPIEAGKDVTFVEGLSSALLATLFAYDGWLGVGAMAGEMKRPEKDLPKAIILGLSFVTVVYLLINFVFLKTLPIDHLAGNLNAASEASDVIFGGIGGKLVTIGILISVYGALNGYTLTGIRVPYAMALEDELPFSKQLTKLSKKFTVPYVPAVFQLAVACIMMSLGSFDFLTDMLIFVMWLFSLLIFIGVFILRKKAPELPRPYKVPLYPIVPIIAILGAIFILGMTMMTQTKLALIGIGVTLIGIPVYYQKKKKRSEE